In a single window of the Pseudopipra pipra isolate bDixPip1 chromosome Z, bDixPip1.hap1, whole genome shotgun sequence genome:
- the DIRAS2 gene encoding GTP-binding protein Di-Ras2, translating to MPEQSNDYRVVVFGAGGVGKSSLVLRFVKGTFRESYIPTIEDTYRQVISCDKSICTLQITDTTGSHQFPAMQRLSISKGHAFILVYSITSRQSLEELKPIYEQICQIKGDIESIPIMLVGNKNDENQNREVESSEGEAMAKKWKCAFMETSAKTNHNVKELFQELLNLEKRRTVSLQIDGKKSKQQKRKEKLKGKCVVM from the coding sequence ATGCCTGAGCAAAGCAACGACTACAGGGTAGTCGTGTTCGGAGCTGGCGGAGTGGGCAAAAGTTCCTTGGTTTTGAGGTTTGTGAAAGGCACTTTCAGGGAGAGCTACATCCCCACCATTGAAGACACCTATCGGCAGGTGATCAGCTGTGATAAGAGCATATGCACCTTGCAGATAACCGACACCACGGGGAGCCATCAATTTCCAGCCATGCAGCGTCTTTCTATCTCTAAAGGACACGCCTTTATTTTGGTTTACTCCATCACCAGCCGGCAGTCCTTGGAGGAACTCAAGCCAATCTATGAACAAATATGTCAGATTAAAGGAGACATCGAAAGCATCCCAATAATGCTGGTGGGGAACAAGAACGACGAGAACCAAAACCGAGAGGTGGAGAGCAGCGAAGGAGAAGCCATGGCTAAGAAGTGGAAATGTGCCTTCATGGAGACCTCTGCCAAGACCAACCACAATGTGAAAGAGTTGTTCCAAGAGCTGCTCAACCTGGAGAAACGCAGGACTGTGAGCTTGCAAATTGATGGCaaaaaaagcaagcagcagaaaaggaaggagaagctgaaaggcaaATGCGTGGTGATGTGA